attaattaaaaaaaatcatatcaaaCAATTCTTATCCGAAAATCCTAATGTGTTAAAAATCCGCCTAGAActcttcttattttaaaatattttagatctGTAGCCCGTTCAACGGGAATACCAACAAGGACTAGTTTGATTATCACAACTAGCctattataaatgaataaaatattatatttatctaagGTAACGTTTGATACGTGATATTagttatataagtataaattgtaagaaCGTATTACTATATAAGTATAAATTGTAAAGAGGTATTacgaggtataaattatataggttattaatgtttgatgtgaagtatataaaatatgtataaattatatatgttttattatttctttgatTTGAGGTTTAGGATTTTATAGGTTTTATATCTTTGACAACCATAGTTTCTCATAATTTATATAGgctatggttgtctcaagagagatatattgagaaaattttaaaacgattctgtatggacaaggcaaagccagttgcttgtccattggttacacacttgaaaataaacaagacagtGTCTCTCAAAGATAAAGAGGAAAaacaagaaatgtgcagtgttccatatgcttcagcaataggcagtctgatgtatgcaatggtctgtacaagaccgaatatagctcatgcggttggagtacttagtcgtttcctttcaaatcccGGTAAGACACAttgggaagcggttaagtggctaatgaaatatcttcgagggacttccaaatacgctttgtgttatggtactggaaagccacatgttgaagggttttctgattcagatatgagtggtgatattgacactaTGAGATCAACTTTagggtatttgtttacctttggaggaggagttgtatcatgacagtctcgtctacagaaatgtgttgctttgtctactacagaagctgaatatattgccattactaaatgttgtaaggaaatgagatggatgaaacaattgttgaaaaaaataagcattgcacaagacaggtttgtggtgtttagtgattcacaaagtgctatacatgtgagcaagaatccaagtttccattcacgttcaaaacacatccaaagaaagtaccattggatccgtgaagtgctcgagaagaaggagttatacttggagaaagtgcatacagatgagaacgtgttagatatgatgacaaagggttTGCCAAGAGGCAAgtatgagatatgttgtgccaaagccggaatggttctggcagAAGCGTCACGATAATGAATgcttatagcaacattctcccatggctcggaagggggagaattgttgaggtgttccttgccattgcgggcgggtttatTAAATTCTGGGTAAAtgggtcagggttttctgttattaaaacgggttagagtataaatatttttttgggggtattttctcataacacagtaaggttgagagagagtgaattacagatctagggttttctggtttccttcttcttcttgttctttggctgatctagagagaaagattggaggagcttttgattgtggagtagttcaatcattcctagtgtaatcacttctttcatttgagagcagggcatgtaagtttctactattgacatttctttgatttagtgaaacttatccctcccgtggacgtaggtctattttgaccgaaccacgtatattgtaatcacttctttgaattgtgttgtcgtttattgctttgtgctatttcagtcttcgtaatctgtttgtcgtcatagacgatttggaaactaatttgttacaggtttgatttcgaagaagatccatagttttgttgttgcaaaacccaacatatttatattaaggtAGCGTTTGATACGTGATATTagttatataagtataaattgtaaggaGTTATTACTATATAAGTATAAATTGTAAAGAGGTATTacgaggtataaattatataggttattagtgtttgatatgaagtataaaatatgtataaattatataggttttattattttgtgtttggttggtgATATAAAAAAGTagtacaaaatttaaaaacactattttatctttatatttatataatttttattttaatatttatcttataggtagtttgtattattattttttttaatatttattttattttttaaatttatgtattattttaaatatttgtatatataaaaatattaattgtttttataatataatatttgaaattagaatgatataattataaattagttttaaaaataaattatataaatataagttgtattaattaataataatatcactaatttatataattatttataaatataattattaataactttataaattaattttgtatataaataattataaatacaattttattttataaattaattttatatatgaatattattttttaattaacattattagtttttttaaataattattatatttaactatatataaaattttcacatttcattttttataattaaaaaatatatttttttcgttcagagataaataaaatatataaaaaataaaaaatcaaataaaataagtaattacatatttatttattattattatttaaattagaacattaaacataattaaatataaataagtatttagttataattttatattattatattttacaatataataaagaaattaaacatctaataattttataaaactaaaatataaaagataaatattaaaatttatgcaTGCTTGTAACTAGTAAAAGTAATTACTAAATTATACTTGATtgaaggtataaattatacttaaataatCATTTGAATGTAATCATGTAACAACATTTTGAATTTATACTATATCTACATTCTTACACCTCTTACCAAAAAGTAGCCAAGTGAATAAgaaaattcatatttgaatataattttttttagttatatatattttccccTTAAAAATTGGGATGCCCATTCCAATgtagaaaaacataaaaacaaaatgtcctttagttaaaaaaatttatttttaattagatttaaacttataaacaaaaaatttgttatttttcatcttgaattattaaattatacctttatatatctaataaatttaactaaaattttattattttattaaataaataagttgctggatttgattatatatatattttaagttttcaCCGCACAATATTTTTTGAGTTGTTATTAAATAATGTCTAcaatagaatattttttttttaaagttttaacaaaatttaagaGAAGTTGAaaagttcatttattttattttttatttttttcatcggTTGATTATTTTAACATCAAAAGtgtattgtttttcttttcatcaCTCATATTTGAGTTGGCGTTGTGTTTTAATTCagcgattttttttttgttgtagaTTTATATAATCCGAATAATACTTACAATCGTTGATGAGTCATTTATTGCTCATACTTTTTAATTGTGTTGGTAATCATTTATCGAGTCAATTACCCTTGCTAAGAAGAGGAAATAATCGAATttgaagttatatttttttaaaataaagaattactaAAACTGGTATTTCATGTGGATGCCTCTTAGTAATATccttaaattacttatataagTTTTTCACTGTTTcagtcatttatatatataagtgatcTAATGGTAAGACGTTTTTAAACGTTGTTTACCAAACCCTTGATTCAAGACAATTTTAACTGTAACCTAAATATTTAATAGAGATGTTTTTGACTCCACTTCATTGGTTTATTCAGCTTACTCTACTTTCATAATCATTGTTGAGAAACTCAAATGAATTCGTCTTTGGAGTCAACAAACTACATGAtcgttgtttatttttttattaaaatgttatttttgtaaattgtttatacaatttgATATCTGAATCATTAAtggtttattttgattttatagatattattatttattattatttattagttaattttttatatataatttaatgagaattaattatttattaaaaattattatatcttaagagaagttttattattttaggcTATGAgtactatttatttaatttaataattcataagttaattatatattattttatttaaataatttagactAATAATGAGATTTATTAAGTATTTAgtctcttataattataataattttttaatttttttaaattttttttattaaaaataaaataaattgaaattatctatatctatactttgtgggaaaaaaataaaaaggaaaataaaaaaggatTGTTTCACAGTTACATAATTTACTATATAaggaataaaatatgaaaaaacaactaaaaaaagttaatttgcttatttttcttctattatttttctgatcaaataattatatttattaatatatttaaatttattttagcaTAATATTCACTatataagaaaatccaaatacaacaaattataaaaatcaaaagattttcataataattaactattaaatgtaaaaaaatgtaatcGTTTTGGTTTAGTTAGAGTTTAAATTTgactattaacaaaaaaaaaataaataaaccttttttaagaaatagcttgaaaaaaacatataagtgatatatttgaacaatattcataattttgaaattttataatatctaataaaagcacatataaaaattataatttaaatataattttttaaaatttagaaataaatatataatgattttattttccgTTACTATAGCACCTAAAATTTGACTATTAACACCGAAaacttacatttttattttttctaagaaataacttgaaaaaaaacatataaatgatATAGTTGAGaggaaattatatatatattttttcaaattttgagaaTTTCATGAATTTGTATAATTAATGGTGATAGTTATTTAAGGAATACTCTACTTGAAAGCATAAGATGTTCTCTTGATgaggttttaaatttttttaaagtttcaCATTGAGTTGAATTTTCtgttttagataaaattttagttatccCAAGCATCTCATCTTGTTATCTGCAAAAGTATgtttatattctattttatctgcaaaagtatatttatattctatttatatataatgccAATTTCACCTTTAATTTAAGCATGCCAATTTCACTTTTAATTCATGCACCTGTTActtttatagttaaatataagtCAAATAATGCAATGCATGTAGTACATGTGTTCGATTTTCAAACACATGTCCTACATGCTAATTAAatcatgttattatttaaagaagCAACCTTCTTCTCAGTTGAGATAAGAAGagcataaataattaaagaagcAGTCTTCCTCATCGATTGGGATAATTGGTaagaaatttttattataatttttgaaaataatatgttGGATCAATAATACAAGTTTAGTTGTTATAatgatttgaaaaatatgatacAATAAAGATGTTGAAATTGTGACaaaagtgaaaaataattatgtaatagtTGATTTGATAATTTGTTACATATGTCTTCGGTTGATAGTTAATGAGTTATCGTTAATGCAGTAgagatatatatgaaaatttattatgTCACTAGTATATGTGATTAAAATTGATTtgttaaactattatatatatatatatatatatattactaaattCAGCTgtaaaaaatttctttttttttattggggTTAGTTGAGTTCTTTACTATTAATTACTAATTCAGATAAAGAACATGCATGTGATATAGAATATGCTGCGGTcgtgaatatatttatttatttatttatgcatTAGAAATCTACTTTGTATTCACCTCCGTTTTATATTAACGTTACGCTACTATCTGAATAAAGTATTGATAATAGTAGTAAACATTATTGCAGGCGATTGGAGAAAACTCGACTGAATTTGAAGTATTTAAGTTGGTGTGATGGAAGCGGAGACAATTTGGACGCTTAGATCCTCGTTGTTGATCTTTGTTATAACACTGCTCGgagttgtttcaatattttccGACGGTTTGCCTCACCGGATTCTGCTTGATACGGATGTTGACACTGACGATTTGTTTGCTATCTTATACCTATTGAAGCTTAACCGATCAGAGATTGAATTGCAGgttaattaatcataaataaaataacagtaAGTTAAGTAATAAGTAAAGTAAGTAGTAACATTGATTATTTTGCAGGCTATAACTATTAACACAAATGCATGGACCGATGCTGGTCATGCTGTAAATCAAGTTTACGATGTCCTTTACATGATGAACCGCGATGACATTGTTGTTGGAATGGGAGGTGAAGGAGGAATAGACGAAGATGGAATCATACAACCAAATGTTGGAGGATATCTTCCACTAATTGAACAGGTTAACTTTTTGatcatttattttgtatataaactaCCACCAGTTAgttaatatcattattaattatgaatgaTTCAATTAATTCATCAGGGGATTGGCACTTCTGGTTATTGTAGATATAGACAAACAATTCATGCAGGTCAGGGAGGACGATTAGATGTTAGTTCAAATTATGGTTTGAGGAAAAGTTTTCTTCCACAGGTATGTATCTATGTTATGTATGATCAAATGAAAAAGTCAAGCTGAAGTTTCTTGATGATTGATATTCTCATTACTTATTAGGGGAGCAGGAGATATTCTCCTCTTAGACAACCTACTTCTCAACAAGTTATGATTGACACGATATCTTCCGGTCCTATTAGTGTTATCACTATCGGAACACACACGAATTTAGCCATTTTTCTTATGACTAATCCTCATCTTAAGAAGAACATTCAACACATTTATGTCATGGGTGGTGGTGTGAGGTCTAAGAACCCAACAGATTGTTTTCGAAAAGAAAACACCACTACATCTTCTTTCCAGCCTCAAGAATGTGGTGATCGTGGTAATCTGTTCACTGATTACACTAGCAACCCGTATGCAGAATTCAACATATTTGGAGATCCTTTTGCTGCATACCAGGTGTTGGATTAATTTCTCATTCTCAACAATacctaataattaattaaacacattCAAATGACTTTTGTTTTGCTATTTTAGGTAATCCATTCAGGAATTCCTGTGACATTGGTTCCTCTTGATGCAACAAACACCATTCCTATAACTGAGGAGTTTTTCGACGCACTTGGGAACATTCAGTACTATACATACGAGGCACAATACTGCTTCAAATCCATGAAAATTACTCGCGATACTTGGTTTGATGACCAATTCTACACGGTATGTATGTACCATGTATATTATAGAGACAAAACATTGCAGCTGTCTGTTTTTTTAGTGTTGTTCTCCATAGTTAAACAACGATTCATGTAAACATCTTTGCATTTATTTGCATGCAGACCTATTTTATGTGGGACTCATTCACTGCGGGTGTAGCTACTAAAATCATGAGTAACTCCTCGTATAATCCAACAGGGGTGAATGACTTTGCGGAAATGGAGTTCATGAATATAACCGTAGTTACATCAAACAAACCTTATGGAATATCTGATGGTTCAAATCCTATGTTTGATGGCCGCAAGTCTCCAAAGTTTAACTTGACAGAAAATGGAGTTCATAGTGGTCATGTTCAAACCGGACTTCGTGACCCTTTCTGCATTGTCAAGGATGGGAAAGGTAGATGTCAggtaaaattaattagttttaatgtTGTCTAGCTAGATTAACAATATTCCATTAACCAtcacaatttttttcttctgaCAAAATTCTTATGTTCTACTCAGGATGGCTACACTAAGGAAATTAGTGGACCTGAGTCCGTGTCTGTTCGTGTTGCTACAAGAGCAAAACCAGATAAGGATCCCACTGACCCCATAAACAGAGAATTCTTCTATAGCATCTTGGCCgtaagtttatattatttttaattggaAAGAACTTCATTACTAAACTTCTTAAAATAGAAATTACAAGAAAATTGAACTAGTCACAAGAT
This is a stretch of genomic DNA from Impatiens glandulifera chromosome 4, dImpGla2.1, whole genome shotgun sequence. It encodes these proteins:
- the LOC124934988 gene encoding uncharacterized protein C1683.06c, with amino-acid sequence MEAETIWTLRSSLLIFVITLLGVVSIFSDGLPHRILLDTDVDTDDLFAILYLLKLNRSEIELQAITINTNAWTDAGHAVNQVYDVLYMMNRDDIVVGMGGEGGIDEDGIIQPNVGGYLPLIEQGIGTSGYCRYRQTIHAGQGGRLDVSSNYGLRKSFLPQGSRRYSPLRQPTSQQVMIDTISSGPISVITIGTHTNLAIFLMTNPHLKKNIQHIYVMGGGVRSKNPTDCFRKENTTTSSFQPQECGDRGNLFTDYTSNPYAEFNIFGDPFAAYQVIHSGIPVTLVPLDATNTIPITEEFFDALGNIQYYTYEAQYCFKSMKITRDTWFDDQFYTCCSP